A single region of the Oncorhynchus keta strain PuntledgeMale-10-30-2019 chromosome 4, Oket_V2, whole genome shotgun sequence genome encodes:
- the LOC118373579 gene encoding SPARC-like: MRVCIVFLLCLAGQVFTASITEEEPIIDDVVEEAQPEVGANPVQVEIGDFDEAIDVVEEEEDIAENPCLNHHCKKGKVCEVDEENTPMCVCQDPTTCPAAIEEFEHVCATDNTTYDSSCHFFAQKCSLEGTKKGHKLHLDYIGPCKFIEACMDAELNEFPLRMRDWLKNVLVSLYERDEENNLLTEKQMLRVKKIYENEKRLQAGEHSLDLLAHDFEKNYNMYIFPVHWQFGQLDQHPVDGFLSHTELAPLRAPLIPMEHCTTRFFEQCDADNDKYIALEEWANCFSIKEQDVNKDLVI, translated from the exons ATGAGGGTGTGTATCGTCTTCCTCCTGTGCCTAGCTGGCCAGGTGTTCACCGCTTCCATT ACGGAGGAGGAGCCCATCATTGATGATGTCGTTGAGGAG gcacagccagaagtggGAGCCAACCCAGTGCAGGTAGAGATTGGAGACTTTGACGAGGCCATTGATgttgtggaggaggaagaggacatcGCTGAGA ACCCCTGTTTGAACCACCACTGCAAGAAGGGAAAGGTGTGTGAGGTCGATGAGGAGAACACCCCCATGTGTGTCTGCCAGGACCCCACTACCTGCCCTGCTGCCATTGAAGAGTTTGAGCAT GTCTGCGCCACCGACAACACAACCTACGACTCTTCCTGCCACTTCTTTGCCCAGAAGTGCAGTCTGGAGGGAACCAAGAAGGGCCACAAGCTGCACCTAGACTACATCGGGCCATGCAAAT TCATCGAGGCCTGCATGGATGCTGAGCTGAATGAGTTCCCCCTGCGCATGAGGGACTGGCTGAAGAACGTTCTGGTCAGCCTGTACGAGCGCGATGAGGAGAACAACCTCCTGACTGAGAAGCAGATGCTTAGA GTGAAGAAGATCTACGAGAACGAGAAGAGACTGCAGGCTGGAGAGCACTCCCTGGACCTGCTGGCCCACGACTTTGAGAAGAACTACAACATGTACATTTTCCCAGTCCACTGGCAGTTCGGTCAGCTGGACCAGCACCCCGTCGATGG GTTCCTGTCCCACACAGAGCTGGCCCCCCTGCGCGCCCCTCTCATCCCCATGGAGCACTGCACCACTCGTTTCTTCGAGCAGTGCGACGCTGACAATGACAAGTACATTGccctggaggagtgggccaactGCTTCAGCATCAAGGAGC AGGATGTCAACAAGGACCTTGTCATCTAA